In Sphaeramia orbicularis chromosome 12, fSphaOr1.1, whole genome shotgun sequence, the following proteins share a genomic window:
- the LOC115430108 gene encoding cGMP-dependent protein kinase 1-like, whose translation MAAPKCAGTLRDLQLALQLKIEELRQRDALIDELELELDTKDDLIRQLQIELDRHRNVSQHAATSTETANTEAAAPPPAAPDEPQRTKRQAISAEPTALDPSKLTDVTLTSYCKSKESSELIQRALMGNDFMKHLEHGQILTIMDCMYPTSLVKSCCVIQEGDDGSTVYVLEEGTVEVTKQGKKLCTIGPGKVFGELAILYNCTRTATVTALTDIKLWAIDRQIFQTIMMRTGLIKHSQYTDFLRSVPSFQSLPEDILSKMADVLEETHYGDGDYIIRQGATGDTFFIISEGQVKVSQQNLANEDQVMEKTLSKGEWFGEQALQGEDVRTASVTAVGDVTCLVIDRESFKQLIGGLENVNNKQYDSDELKAKLQVEADFFSSVSLSDFNIICTLGVGGFSRVELVHLRNETNRSFALKVLKKCHVLDTSQQHHILSERRIMLEAHSPFIIRLYRTFKDSKYLYMLLEACLGGELWTLLRERGSFDDSTTRFYTGCVIEAFAFLHSRGIIYRDLKPENIILDHRGYAKLVDFGFAKKVGLGKKTWTFCGTPEYVAPEIILNKGHDSSADCWSLGILIFELLSGSPPFSDSDPMKTYNIILRGIDMVEFPKKITKSAANLIKRLCRDNPSERLGNQKNGVKDIQKHKWFEGFNWEGLRQGTIDSPYTPTVKGPLDNSNFDFFPEDTDDPPPDEDSGWDLDF comes from the exons ATGGCTGCGCCCAAGTGTGCGGGAACCCTGAGGGACCTTCAGCTGGCTCTGCAGCTGAAGATCGAGGAGCTCAGACAGCGAGATGCTCTCATCGATGAGCTGGAGCTGGAGTTGGACACCAAGGATGATCTGATCAGACAGCTGCAGATAGAGCTGGACAGGCATCGCAACGTGTCACAGCACGCAGCCACTTCCACGGAGACAGCCAACACAG AAGCTGCGGCGCCGCCTCCAGCAGCGCCGGACGAGCCTCAGCGCACTAAGAGACAGGCCATCTCTGCAGAACCCACAGCACTGGACCCCTCCAAGCTCACAGACGTTACACTGACCAGCTACTGCAAGAGCAAGGA GTCCAGTGAGCTGATCCAGAGGGCTCTAATGGGCAATGACTTCATGAAACACCTGGAACACGGGCAG ATCCTCACCATCATGGACTGTATGTATCCGACCAGCCTGGTTAAGAGCTGCTGCGTCATCCAGGAAGGAGATGACGGCTCCACGGTCTACGTTCTGGAGG AGGGAACAGTCGAGGTGACCAAACAAGGAAAGAAACTGTGCACTATTGGTCCAGGAAAAGTCTTCGGGGAATTGGCCATTCTGTACAACTGCACTCGCACTGCAACTGTAACAg CTCTCACTGACATCAAACTCTGGGCGATCGACCGTCAGATTTTCCAGACCATCATGATGAGGACCGGTCTGATCAAACATTCCCAGTACACAGACTTTCTCCGCAG CGTTCCCTCTTTCCAGTCGTTACCTGAGGACATTCTCAGCAAAATGGCTGATGTTTTGGAGGAG ACTCATTACGGTGACGGTGATTACATTATCCGTCAGGGAGCCACTGGAGACACATTTTTCATCATCAGTGAAGGACAG GTGAAGGTGTCTCAGCAGAACTTGGCAAATGAGGATCAGGTGATGGAGAAGACGCTGTCCAAAGGGGAGTGGTTCGGAGAGCAGGCTCTGCAAGG CGAGGACGTCCGCACAGCCAGTGTCACAGCCGTGGGGGATGTCACATGTCTGGTCATCGATAGAGA GTCCTTTAAACAGCTGATTGGAGGACTGGAGAATGTCAACAACAAGCAGTATGACAGCGATGAGCTCAAGGCAAA ACTTCAGGTAGAGGCAGACTTCTTTTCCAGTGTGTCGCTTAGTGATTTCAACATCATCTGCACTTTGGGGGTGGGAGGTTTCAGTCGTGTAGAGCTG GTTCATTTGAGGAACGAGACCAATCGATCATTTGCCCTGAAGGTGTTAAAGAAATGCCACGTCTTGGACACTAGCCAGCAGCACCATATCCTGTCAGAGCGTCGCATCATGTTGGAGGCACATAGTCCTTTCATCATCAG GTTGTATCGCACTTTTAAAGACTCCAAATATCTTTACATGCTGCTTGAGGCGTGCCTTGGAGGAGAGCTGTGGACACTACTGAGAGAGAG GGGTTCATTTGATGACAGCACCACACGTTTCTACACGGGCTGCGTCATAGAGGCTTTTGCTTTTCTGCACTCCAGAGGAATCATCTACAGAGATCTCAAACCAGAGAACATCATCCTGGATCACCGTGGATACGCCAAACTG GTAGACTTTGGCTTTGCAAAGAAGGTCGGTCTGGGTAAGAAGACGTGGACATTTTGTGGGACTCCTGAGTACGTTGCTCCTGAAATCATCCTGAACAAAGGCCACGACAGTTCAGCCGACTGCTGGTCTCTGGGTATACTGATCTTTGAGCTGCTCAGTGGCAG TCCTCCATTTTCAGATTCTGATCCAATGAAGACCTATAATATCATCCTGCGAGGCATCGACATGGTTGAGTTCCCTAAAAAGATCACCAAAAGCGCTGCTAACCTCATCAAGCGCCTCTGCAG AGACAATCCTTCAGAGAGGCTGGGGAATCAGAAAAACGGAGTAAAGGACATCCAGAAACACAA GTGGTTTGAAGGCTTCAACTGGGAAGGCCTTCGTCAAGGAACCATAGACTCTCCGTACACACCCACA gtGAAAGGACCTCTGGACAACAGCAACTTTGACTTTTTCCCAGAGGACACCGATGATCCTCCTCCTGATGAAGATTCTGGTTGGGACCTTGACTTTTAA
- the lage3 gene encoding L antigen family member 3-like — translation MAALESETNNGTGKLEFSLDVPFPSSREAIIALQSLSPDREPRKGGISKQLTVSGSTLSVRWSADEARILRVSVNSFLDHLSLVLETMEMFGPPVSQ, via the exons ATGGCGGCGTTAGAGAGTGAAACCAACAACGGAACAGGCAAACTGGAATT TTCTCTGGATGTTCCCTTCCCATCGTCTCGTGAAGCCATCATCGCTTTACAGTCTCTGTCACCAGATCGAGAGCCTCGGAAAGGAGGCATCAGTAAACAGCTCACAGTGTCAGGCAGCACACTGTCTGT gAGGTGGAGTGCAGACGAAGCTCGCATTCTTCGTGTTTCAGTGAATTCATTTCTGGATCATCTGTCACTCGTATTAGAAACCATGGAGATGTTTGGGCCTCCTGTTTCTCAATGA